In a single window of the Spartobacteria bacterium genome:
- a CDS encoding translocation/assembly module TamB: MKKSTCIFIEILAWTGRIIRWILTGSLVLFFSAFMVLRFPVVQNKICQVVNESMAETGSPVVMKGLHGSPPFHFSLDTLDVMDVGGTNWLTMNALRVDWSIRALFRYRIQLDVVHADSIVMKTIPDYGPSEEKEKTPLEIPSLSIPKWMPELYIKNLNIDSVELSEAVADKKRAFALSLSAQTVSTTHLKADVGLHMLQKGLDDIQLHAAWQESNLLLRARFNETDGLIAEAVPQIAMQSLMLEGDMKGNMTDWMASINASTTLHEVPVQCRSAFKGSLKHVQLDDLVIQSSSNAQVTGTAFFDWTEMTANAALNLQCLALEHFSHLTPYTFKGCITGTVTGVYSTNAAVWAETALNMSGVNTPWGDVDHLHVQGSLTNTLEQDFDAVALVSCDKVETPWGSLASGYVSASVSNVLSHAPAGVVTGGFSGISTPWGSVSNANALVVVTNGLSDMPCGQLTLNVKEADTRWGSIASAAVQAQAQDFIQTIPPPAVLDMQTERVQSPWCNASGMVAHARIAYDEDKQDHVALDLHALSLDSQWGTLATAEVHAAASGFLQGLHPGNQVQVQVAADQYVWNTVDITNTVVHVDGPLSNLLWSVDSAGAYDESLHLTVTGGVQWLSMSNIACRLDTLSTHWSIIDMKMEKPAHFLWKDDTITIDALQLSGLGGTFNLNGSAGPDKLAAVLDVKQLDLALLQHWGSPLEDGRVSMLLAVDGTLASPEISLKTDVDAVDLSDLAHMPLPPWNFSAMVGYSNQYLVAGFDSTGVTNCTINGHVSLPVDVTLEPFTIETRQDQPMDVGLKAMLDLAIISPVMESAQQDVGGNLVLSAQMKGIVSNVNTEARLQLENGIYENWNMGTVLREITLDAALNPDGLYLKHLSARDVDQGLIQGGGQILMQPEKNFPFEWTLSVTNTQVMNQELASVTCDGGLRFFGDVKESVISGSVHVAQAKINFPKEMPPEVTILDVTVTNALGHNALNLLDENSLSNEVASAPFPVQLQLQIQADRNIFVNGRGLNSEWSTDLSVRGGLDRPIVIGQLAAIRGTFLFLGNQLTLDECNITFEGGWPIMPQLGITAYSNAGDIRAIVRLTGPADQPQITLLSQPMRQQDEILSMLLFGKKPNELSSGQALQIAYAINVLQGGFNAFSIVDQVGTKLALDQISVNPGIDGNPSIVVGKYIGQRIYVQGEASLSETVGDAIQADIKLTPSTKLQLRVSDLATEGNSVYLDWFRNY, from the coding sequence ATGAAAAAAAGTACCTGCATCTTTATTGAAATATTGGCCTGGACCGGACGCATTATCCGCTGGATTCTCACCGGATCGCTGGTGCTCTTTTTTTCCGCCTTCATGGTGCTGCGTTTTCCTGTTGTTCAAAATAAAATCTGTCAGGTTGTAAATGAATCTATGGCAGAAACCGGCAGCCCGGTGGTGATGAAGGGACTTCATGGCAGCCCGCCTTTTCATTTCTCCCTCGATACATTGGATGTGATGGATGTCGGTGGCACAAACTGGTTGACAATGAATGCCTTGCGGGTTGATTGGTCCATTCGTGCCTTGTTCCGTTATCGTATTCAACTGGATGTGGTTCACGCCGATTCGATTGTTATGAAAACAATTCCCGATTACGGTCCGTCCGAGGAGAAGGAAAAGACGCCGCTGGAGATCCCTTCGCTGTCTATTCCTAAATGGATGCCGGAACTGTATATTAAAAATTTGAATATTGATTCGGTGGAACTGTCTGAGGCGGTGGCCGATAAGAAGCGTGCGTTTGCTTTATCGCTGTCGGCGCAGACGGTGTCCACGACGCATTTAAAAGCTGATGTCGGGCTTCACATGCTGCAGAAAGGGCTGGATGACATACAGCTTCACGCCGCATGGCAGGAAAGCAACCTGCTGTTACGTGCTCGTTTTAATGAAACAGATGGACTGATTGCTGAGGCTGTGCCGCAAATCGCCATGCAGTCGCTCATGCTGGAAGGGGATATGAAGGGGAATATGACGGACTGGATGGCGAGTATCAATGCGTCGACCACATTGCATGAGGTGCCTGTGCAATGTCGCAGTGCGTTCAAAGGCTCGCTGAAACACGTGCAGCTGGATGATCTGGTGATCCAGTCGAGCAGCAACGCCCAGGTGACTGGGACGGCATTTTTTGACTGGACGGAAATGACGGCGAATGCCGCGCTGAATCTGCAGTGTCTCGCACTGGAGCATTTTTCACATCTGACACCCTATACATTCAAGGGCTGTATCACAGGGACTGTCACGGGCGTGTATAGTACCAATGCGGCGGTGTGGGCAGAAACCGCACTGAATATGAGCGGGGTGAACACGCCTTGGGGCGATGTGGATCACCTGCATGTGCAGGGATCGCTGACCAATACGCTGGAACAGGATTTTGATGCGGTGGCACTGGTATCCTGCGACAAGGTGGAGACGCCGTGGGGTTCCCTTGCATCGGGATATGTGTCTGCGAGCGTGTCGAATGTGCTGTCCCATGCTCCGGCAGGTGTGGTTACCGGAGGCTTCAGCGGGATTTCCACCCCGTGGGGCAGTGTGTCCAATGCCAATGCGTTGGTTGTGGTAACCAATGGATTAAGCGACATGCCCTGTGGGCAGTTGACGTTGAATGTGAAAGAAGCTGATACGCGATGGGGCTCCATCGCCTCGGCGGCTGTTCAGGCCCAGGCGCAGGATTTTATACAGACGATACCGCCTCCTGCGGTGCTGGACATGCAGACGGAACGGGTGCAGTCCCCATGGTGCAATGCGTCCGGGATGGTGGCGCACGCACGCATCGCCTACGATGAGGATAAACAAGATCATGTCGCGCTGGATCTGCATGCGTTATCACTGGACAGTCAATGGGGGACGCTGGCCACGGCAGAAGTCCATGCCGCCGCTTCAGGTTTTTTGCAGGGACTGCATCCCGGGAATCAGGTGCAGGTGCAGGTCGCGGCCGATCAGTATGTCTGGAATACCGTTGATATCACCAATACGGTGGTTCATGTGGATGGCCCGCTGTCGAATTTGCTCTGGTCTGTGGATTCAGCAGGTGCCTATGATGAATCGCTGCATTTGACGGTGACGGGTGGTGTGCAATGGCTGAGCATGTCCAATATTGCCTGTCGACTGGATACGCTTTCGACGCATTGGTCGATCATCGATATGAAGATGGAAAAACCCGCTCATTTCCTATGGAAAGACGATACCATTACCATTGATGCACTGCAGCTCAGCGGATTGGGCGGCACCTTTAATTTGAATGGCAGTGCCGGACCGGATAAGTTGGCAGCCGTACTGGATGTAAAACAGTTGGACTTAGCGCTCCTTCAGCACTGGGGTTCACCGCTTGAAGATGGACGTGTGTCCATGCTGCTGGCGGTGGACGGAACCCTTGCATCTCCTGAAATCAGCCTGAAAACCGATGTGGATGCGGTTGATTTATCAGACCTCGCCCACATGCCGCTGCCGCCATGGAACTTTTCGGCCATGGTGGGCTATTCGAATCAGTATCTGGTGGCGGGCTTTGATTCCACAGGGGTCACCAACTGCACGATAAATGGGCATGTCAGCCTGCCGGTTGATGTAACCCTGGAGCCATTTACCATTGAGACACGACAGGACCAACCCATGGATGTGGGTCTGAAGGCCATGCTGGATCTAGCCATTATCAGTCCCGTTATGGAAAGTGCCCAGCAGGATGTCGGGGGAAATTTAGTTTTATCGGCTCAAATGAAGGGCATTGTCAGTAATGTCAACACCGAGGCCCGTCTGCAGCTGGAAAACGGAATCTATGAAAATTGGAATATGGGCACCGTATTGCGTGAGATTACACTGGATGCCGCATTGAATCCCGATGGCTTATACCTCAAGCACCTCTCCGCCAGGGACGTGGATCAGGGATTGATTCAGGGCGGTGGACAAATCCTGATGCAGCCCGAAAAGAATTTCCCCTTTGAATGGACGCTTTCCGTGACCAATACGCAGGTGATGAATCAGGAGCTGGCATCGGTAACCTGTGACGGTGGGCTTCGCTTTTTTGGTGATGTCAAAGAGTCGGTGATCTCGGGCAGCGTTCATGTTGCTCAGGCAAAAATTAACTTCCCGAAGGAAATGCCGCCGGAAGTGACGATTCTTGATGTGACCGTCACCAATGCGCTGGGGCATAATGCGCTGAACTTGCTGGATGAAAATAGCTTGTCCAATGAAGTGGCTTCTGCGCCATTTCCTGTGCAGCTCCAGCTTCAGATTCAGGCGGATCGCAATATCTTTGTCAATGGCAGGGGACTGAACAGCGAATGGTCTACCGATTTGAGCGTTCGCGGGGGGCTGGATCGACCTATTGTGATCGGTCAGCTGGCAGCGATTCGGGGGACATTCCTTTTTCTAGGCAATCAGTTGACGCTGGATGAGTGCAATATCACATTTGAAGGCGGTTGGCCTATTATGCCGCAGCTGGGCATTACAGCCTATTCCAACGCGGGCGATATCCGGGCGATTGTTCGCCTCACCGGACCGGCGGATCAACCGCAGATCACCTTGCTTTCGCAGCCTATGAGGCAGCAGGATGAGATTTTATCCATGTTGCTTTTTGGGAAAAAACCCAACGAACTGTCCTCGGGTCAGGCCTTGCAGATTGCCTATGCCATCAATGTGTTGCAAGGTGGATTCAACGCGTTTTCCATTGTTGATCAGGTGGGTACAAAATTGGCTCTGGATCAAATCAGCGTGAATCCCGGCATCGACGGAAATCCGTCCATTGTCGTCGGAAAATACATCGGCCAGCGCATCTATGTTCAGGGCGAAGCCTCCCTGTCAGAAACCGTGGGCGACGCCATCCAGGCGGATATCAAGCTGACTCCTTCAACGAAACTCCAGCTGCGCGTTTCCGATCTGGCAACCGAGGGCAACAGTGTCTATCTTGACTGGTTCCGGAATTATTGA
- a CDS encoding PEGA domain-containing protein, which translates to MNKRTCMAMVMCLMVGVSMAHARRARVALLDFTDETGQKSDALLGGKLDTKAFAEKGTYVLARELVNGAGYQVIDRRDLVRQMEKQQFMDDGRKTAVKPSFIQAAQQLNADAVLRGSLISLSTGSENIKQGGYNVSFDTVSVRVMIEAIDAIDGSVIAVAEGVNKNRFRQTDNVQTEMGEDDMFEMLQAAMKQAMPDLKSSLDEKLVANDELPKIYLTVDSTDNPAMIEIDGVLVGTTPADRLEVYRGDHVLSITRPGYEAMTKRINLASDATIKVPMLRTDLTAEEKKEIMSQADMKYYFNDGPRPDMLIQTIE; encoded by the coding sequence ATGAATAAACGAACATGTATGGCGATGGTTATGTGCTTGATGGTTGGTGTGAGTATGGCTCATGCAAGACGGGCACGAGTTGCGCTGCTTGATTTTACCGATGAGACCGGACAGAAATCTGATGCACTGCTGGGCGGAAAACTGGATACAAAGGCTTTTGCAGAAAAGGGAACCTATGTGCTTGCCAGGGAATTGGTGAATGGCGCGGGGTACCAGGTCATCGATCGCCGTGACCTGGTGCGCCAGATGGAAAAACAACAGTTCATGGACGACGGCAGGAAAACCGCAGTCAAACCGTCCTTTATTCAGGCGGCGCAGCAGCTGAATGCCGACGCGGTTTTGCGCGGCAGCCTGATCAGTCTGTCCACAGGCAGTGAAAATATCAAGCAGGGCGGCTATAATGTGTCCTTCGATACCGTGTCCGTGCGCGTAATGATCGAAGCCATTGATGCCATCGACGGATCCGTCATCGCCGTGGCGGAAGGCGTGAATAAAAATCGTTTTCGTCAGACCGATAACGTGCAGACGGAAATGGGCGAAGACGACATGTTTGAAATGTTGCAGGCCGCGATGAAGCAGGCGATGCCCGATCTGAAATCGTCGCTGGATGAAAAATTAGTGGCCAACGATGAGCTGCCGAAAATCTACCTGACCGTGGATTCCACCGATAATCCCGCCATGATTGAAATTGACGGCGTTCTGGTAGGAACAACACCCGCCGATCGTTTGGAAGTATATCGTGGCGATCATGTCCTTTCCATCACTCGCCCCGGTTATGAAGCCATGACAAAACGGATCAATCTGGCCTCCGATGCCACCATCAAAGTGCCGATGCTTCGAACCGATCTGACTGCGGAAGAGAAAAAAGAAATCATGAGCCAGGCCGATATGAAATATTATTTCAACGATGGCCCGAGACCGGACATGCTGATTCAGACCATCGAATAA
- the cmr6 gene encoding type III-B CRISPR module RAMP protein Cmr6, translating to MQQTVTKEVADLLGGNSFHKAESASLRMTKYCHLGNNCSHDEINDACSQIRTDVATRRWQKRGIAPDSLPHSASLLMRLAGDLAINLSGGIWEHAGMSIHPHFNIPVIPGSAVKGVARHYAWLRWSEMKTCAYAEQMAIVFGFPTGDKDLDEFLRKEKPETYGKTGSRSTMAGAVAFTAAYPTDDHFHAECDVLTCHHMKYYSGDDEYNREYAGKAMDNENPNPQFFPVIKKGALFQFNLLPIRQHNLAPYMACAEMMSDAVDLLKNALEENGIGAKTAAGYGWFIQDIDAQKKLADQKQAEMQERETAAKLSSMSPLEQALDILRGMTDLQERAGFEKNIMGKSEIEKKAYIQLLQDEWKDYWKDLKKRVKKKATVKERVDHLLRISAETGGALS from the coding sequence ATGCAACAGACCGTAACAAAAGAAGTGGCTGATTTACTCGGCGGAAATTCGTTCCATAAAGCGGAATCAGCTTCGTTACGAATGACAAAGTACTGCCATTTAGGAAACAACTGCTCGCACGATGAAATAAATGATGCCTGTTCACAAATCCGGACAGACGTAGCGACCAGAAGATGGCAAAAAAGAGGTATTGCTCCGGACTCTCTCCCTCATTCCGCATCTTTACTCATGCGCTTAGCCGGTGACCTGGCCATTAACCTCAGCGGAGGGATTTGGGAGCACGCAGGTATGAGTATTCATCCTCACTTTAATATACCTGTGATTCCAGGCAGTGCGGTGAAAGGCGTAGCACGCCATTATGCATGGCTGCGCTGGAGTGAAATGAAAACATGCGCGTACGCCGAACAAATGGCGATCGTGTTCGGTTTTCCCACAGGCGACAAAGATCTCGATGAATTCCTCCGAAAAGAAAAACCGGAGACCTACGGAAAAACCGGCTCACGGTCGACTATGGCCGGGGCTGTCGCTTTTACTGCGGCTTACCCGACTGATGATCACTTCCATGCCGAATGCGATGTTTTGACCTGTCATCACATGAAATATTACAGCGGAGATGACGAGTACAATCGCGAATATGCCGGGAAAGCGATGGATAATGAAAATCCCAACCCGCAGTTTTTTCCTGTGATTAAAAAGGGGGCATTATTTCAGTTTAACCTGCTCCCGATACGCCAGCACAACCTGGCTCCTTACATGGCGTGTGCCGAGATGATGAGTGACGCAGTGGATCTGCTTAAAAATGCGCTGGAGGAAAATGGGATCGGCGCTAAAACTGCGGCAGGTTACGGCTGGTTTATCCAAGATATCGACGCACAGAAAAAGTTGGCAGACCAAAAGCAGGCAGAAATGCAGGAACGTGAAACAGCGGCAAAATTATCCAGTATGTCGCCTTTAGAACAAGCTCTGGATATACTCAGAGGAATGACCGATTTACAGGAAAGAGCGGGCTTTGAAAAGAACATCATGGGTAAATCCGAGATAGAAAAAAAAGCCTATATTCAACTGCTCCAGGACGAATGGAAGGACTATTGGAAAGATCTTAAAAAGCGTGTGAAAAAGAAAGCAACCGTTAAAGAGCGAGTGGACCATTTACTGCGCATATCAGCCGAAACGGGAGGTGCCTTGTCATGA
- the cmr5 gene encoding type III-B CRISPR module-associated protein Cmr5, protein MKNLEQIRAENALNAAQKAHFRGADGGSIVKKIPTMIRENGILGALAFAVEQNDKGNYKNGDHAEVFKCIMRHLNDPRIASVQQLAETNNSPEALLAYLVQSEAQQLRAITAESMAYLTYFRRFATKGN, encoded by the coding sequence ATGAAAAATCTGGAACAGATTCGCGCGGAGAATGCACTGAATGCCGCACAAAAGGCACACTTCAGAGGTGCAGACGGTGGAAGTATTGTGAAAAAGATTCCCACGATGATTCGTGAAAACGGCATACTGGGAGCACTGGCGTTCGCCGTGGAACAAAATGACAAAGGGAACTATAAAAACGGCGATCATGCGGAAGTTTTCAAATGTATTATGCGGCATTTAAATGACCCTCGTATTGCATCTGTTCAACAGCTTGCCGAGACAAACAATTCACCCGAAGCATTGCTGGCCTATCTGGTTCAATCTGAGGCACAACAGCTGCGGGCTATCACCGCGGAGTCTATGGCTTATCTGACCTACTTTCGTCGCTTCGCCACAAAAGGGAACTAA
- the cmr4 gene encoding type III-B CRISPR module RAMP protein Cmr4: MNTSLLILFTRTSMHVGAGNSVGVVDSPIMRERHTRFPLIPGSSLKGVLAALWKDELERTEKDGKTTSKRVKESTVYKLFGSDDANNAACGSLVIGEGRILAFPVRSAKGCFAWITCPLALERYQRDSGTAVDMEAIRPLCNIREGRMPCLAGDAVMLDKSVVLEEYALECIGSSKVIGESLKPLCSDPVWQEVSSRLVIVSDEIFSYFVEQCCEVVTRIRINDDTGTVDSGALFNQEQVPSESLFYATIADTKGENAFADLQSKLSDPAVQQVIQIGGDASIGLGYCSVEVK; this comes from the coding sequence ATGAATACATCGCTATTAATACTGTTTACGCGCACATCCATGCATGTCGGTGCGGGGAATTCTGTGGGCGTGGTGGATTCCCCTATCATGCGGGAACGTCATACGCGCTTCCCTCTTATTCCCGGCTCGTCACTGAAAGGCGTGCTGGCCGCTTTGTGGAAAGACGAACTGGAACGGACAGAAAAGGATGGCAAAACAACAAGCAAACGTGTCAAAGAGTCGACCGTCTACAAATTATTCGGCAGCGATGACGCCAATAATGCAGCATGCGGGTCACTGGTCATTGGCGAAGGACGCATACTTGCCTTTCCGGTTCGGTCCGCGAAAGGCTGCTTTGCATGGATCACCTGTCCGCTGGCATTGGAACGCTACCAGCGGGACAGCGGCACGGCCGTCGACATGGAGGCCATCCGGCCCCTGTGCAACATTAGAGAGGGCAGGATGCCCTGCCTGGCCGGCGATGCCGTGATGCTGGATAAGAGCGTGGTGCTGGAAGAATATGCACTGGAATGCATCGGTTCTTCAAAGGTCATCGGAGAGAGCCTGAAGCCTTTATGTTCAGATCCGGTCTGGCAGGAAGTGTCGTCCCGGCTGGTGATTGTATCCGACGAAATCTTTTCCTATTTTGTAGAGCAGTGCTGCGAAGTGGTGACACGCATTCGTATTAACGACGACACCGGCACCGTGGACAGCGGGGCGTTATTCAATCAGGAGCAGGTACCCTCTGAATCCCTCTTTTACGCAACCATTGCCGACACGAAAGGCGAAAACGCCTTCGCCGACCTGCAGAGCAAACTAAGCGATCCGGCTGTGCAGCAGGTCATTCAAATCGGCGGCGATGCCAGCATCGGACTGGGCTACTGCTCCGTGGAGGTGAAATAA
- the cas10 gene encoding type III-B CRISPR-associated protein Cas10/Cmr2, whose amino-acid sequence MDDKHFWKEKLAAFLHDPPDKALDFGPHHEDRAYEYVKAELGALDPAWISDTIRGIKDSDWSAAGSDREYFTKGQYATSFGKGSLFHHPLGKCTFEFTHVPALGQAGEALQNAVGGIQPDPTADETEQWHQIFFLYWRRWMEETVRQPNMKELAYFPADTRIPDHTIWTHMAVSSAMHACRDKDKVIKPTFLIFQIGPIQDFIAAARSTRDLWSGSYLLSWLTAHAIKAVTDKLGPDNIIFPALRGQGIFDVLHQESLYSCITYKDGADGRMATLWERMIDSTNEDHICKLLNPTLPNRFFAIVPEEKARALAEKATMAVKTVLSRISGDVWPVFEKLTQGANKDADYISGMKQRWDRQVALFPQITWSAVPWQGTWPETYELADRMLAARRNTRDFDAFTTDDHQANARKDVLTGKEEVIGDKEVWEALHKKCGESGVFRKGEGPYGAMTIIKRLWCRDGCQLYHQLGVDDKHVKKIMKLDSMQAIACKNKAGAGTQTDDDGEYKPNNPYVAVIALDGDQMGKWISGEKLPILEEQLAGAVVPRYDQSKLENQRKLTPSYHMQFSEALANFATHIAGRIVKKHEGLLVYAGGDDVLAVLPADRALACAQDLRAGFRGVAEDFSEPLNSTYEMGIEKTGFALVGKEDYPLMVPGPAADVSCGIAVCHYKYPLQAAIHQAHDAEKRAKNENIYNRGAFALSLIKRGGETIHWGGKWQSHALKLYHTFTQFDDRQCSNRFPYALAALLHPYNMGRSHNADPLPESFKSVVMAEFNHVMSRQCESMTKKNKEKLVKYAEDYLDQCIELGKWDDFVSLFLASTFMNRQRGE is encoded by the coding sequence ATGGATGATAAACACTTCTGGAAAGAAAAACTGGCAGCGTTTCTGCATGATCCGCCAGATAAAGCATTAGACTTTGGACCACATCACGAAGATCGGGCCTACGAATACGTCAAAGCAGAACTTGGTGCGCTTGATCCGGCATGGATTTCTGACACTATAAGAGGTATTAAAGACTCCGACTGGTCAGCGGCCGGCTCTGATCGTGAATATTTCACCAAAGGACAGTATGCGACATCCTTCGGCAAAGGAAGTCTCTTCCATCATCCCCTGGGCAAGTGTACATTTGAATTCACTCACGTACCCGCATTGGGTCAAGCAGGAGAGGCCCTGCAAAATGCAGTGGGAGGCATTCAGCCCGACCCGACGGCAGACGAAACGGAACAGTGGCATCAGATTTTTTTCTTGTACTGGCGGCGATGGATGGAAGAAACGGTACGTCAGCCCAACATGAAAGAACTGGCCTATTTTCCCGCCGACACCCGCATCCCTGACCACACCATCTGGACACATATGGCGGTTTCCTCGGCGATGCATGCATGTCGTGATAAAGACAAAGTGATTAAACCGACTTTTCTGATATTTCAGATCGGGCCCATTCAGGACTTCATTGCAGCCGCGCGCAGTACGCGGGATTTATGGAGCGGCTCCTATTTACTGTCGTGGTTAACGGCCCATGCCATTAAAGCCGTCACGGATAAACTGGGACCAGACAACATCATCTTTCCGGCACTGCGCGGACAGGGGATTTTTGACGTATTGCATCAAGAATCGCTGTACAGTTGTATAACGTACAAAGATGGCGCAGATGGCCGCATGGCCACGCTGTGGGAACGCATGATTGACTCAACCAATGAAGATCATATCTGTAAATTGCTCAACCCCACGCTGCCCAATCGCTTTTTTGCCATTGTTCCGGAAGAGAAAGCCCGCGCACTGGCCGAAAAAGCGACCATGGCTGTGAAAACAGTGCTGTCGCGTATTTCCGGCGATGTCTGGCCGGTTTTTGAAAAGCTGACCCAAGGCGCGAACAAAGATGCAGATTATATCAGCGGCATGAAACAGCGATGGGATCGCCAAGTGGCCCTTTTTCCGCAAATTACCTGGTCGGCGGTTCCATGGCAGGGCACATGGCCTGAGACCTATGAACTGGCGGACCGCATGCTGGCGGCACGCCGAAACACACGCGATTTTGATGCCTTTACAACCGATGATCATCAGGCGAATGCTCGGAAAGATGTACTGACGGGCAAGGAAGAGGTCATCGGAGACAAAGAGGTATGGGAAGCACTCCACAAAAAATGCGGGGAGTCCGGAGTATTCCGCAAGGGGGAAGGCCCTTATGGAGCCATGACCATCATCAAACGATTATGGTGCCGTGATGGATGCCAGCTCTATCATCAGCTGGGAGTGGATGATAAACACGTCAAGAAAATCATGAAACTGGACTCGATGCAGGCAATCGCCTGTAAAAATAAAGCGGGAGCCGGCACCCAGACAGATGACGACGGCGAGTACAAGCCGAACAATCCCTACGTGGCCGTGATTGCACTGGATGGCGATCAGATGGGTAAATGGATCAGCGGAGAAAAGCTGCCCATATTGGAAGAACAGCTGGCTGGCGCAGTGGTTCCCAGATACGATCAATCAAAGCTGGAGAATCAGCGAAAACTGACCCCTTCCTATCACATGCAGTTCAGCGAAGCACTGGCTAATTTCGCCACCCATATTGCCGGCCGCATCGTCAAAAAGCACGAAGGACTGTTGGTTTATGCCGGCGGCGACGATGTGTTGGCGGTACTGCCGGCCGATCGGGCCTTAGCCTGTGCGCAGGATTTGCGGGCGGGCTTTCGCGGTGTGGCGGAGGATTTCAGCGAACCATTGAACAGCACCTACGAAATGGGTATTGAAAAAACAGGCTTTGCGCTGGTGGGTAAAGAAGACTATCCGCTGATGGTTCCCGGACCGGCAGCCGATGTCAGCTGCGGCATTGCGGTGTGCCATTACAAATATCCGCTTCAGGCGGCCATACACCAGGCTCACGATGCTGAAAAACGCGCCAAGAATGAGAACATCTACAATCGCGGCGCCTTTGCGCTGTCACTGATCAAGCGTGGCGGTGAAACCATTCACTGGGGCGGGAAATGGCAGTCACATGCGCTGAAACTCTATCATACATTCACCCAGTTCGACGACAGACAATGCAGTAACCGCTTTCCTTACGCCCTTGCCGCACTGCTGCATCCTTACAATATGGGACGCAGCCATAATGCAGACCCCTTACCGGAATCCTTCAAAAGCGTCGTAATGGCTGAGTTTAATCACGTAATGAGCAGACAGTGCGAGAGCATGACGAAAAAAAACAAAGAAAAGCTCGTGAAATATGCCGAGGATTATCTGGATCAATGCATTGAACTGGGCAAATGGGATGATTTTGTCAGTCTGTTTTTAGCCTCGACCTTTATGAACCGCCAGAGAGGAGAATAA
- a CDS encoding TIGR02584 family CRISPR-associated protein yields the protein MIFEAFGASDSLRIMGDGRRDFDDITTPEDSAFAADFILQTLRGLTENPKTKVIASIAGGRKTMSALLLSCMSLLGRPQDEVCHVLINTPFDRSMTPPFYFPQPGMMHHVDATDHPAKDAHIMLSDIPFVRMRDWYYDRFQQHPPSYMQLVNQVQQAGIQHSADPQITLTHTDAGLWIHNHRTALSGNEAALCYVLLQRFIQSTPIRDWDELSTDLEALHQRTGISGQIVWFHDFCATPFDKENIRKWASSIRKKLVAHHGRQPWIHHFLPDMRKQIQTLYEAEQITCPPITADVS from the coding sequence ATGATATTCGAAGCTTTCGGGGCCAGCGACAGCCTGCGCATCATGGGTGATGGACGCCGCGATTTCGATGACATCACCACGCCGGAAGACAGTGCCTTTGCCGCCGACTTCATTTTACAGACGCTGCGCGGCCTCACAGAAAACCCGAAGACCAAAGTCATCGCCTCCATTGCGGGAGGACGCAAAACCATGAGCGCCCTGCTGCTGTCCTGCATGTCGCTGCTGGGTCGTCCTCAGGATGAAGTCTGTCATGTCCTGATCAACACCCCTTTTGACCGATCTATGACGCCACCCTTTTACTTCCCCCAGCCGGGTATGATGCACCACGTCGACGCCACCGATCATCCCGCCAAAGACGCGCACATCATGTTGTCGGATATCCCCTTTGTACGCATGCGCGACTGGTATTACGATCGATTCCAGCAGCATCCCCCGTCCTATATGCAACTGGTCAATCAAGTACAGCAGGCGGGCATCCAGCATTCTGCCGATCCGCAGATCACGCTCACGCACACGGACGCCGGATTATGGATTCACAATCACCGCACCGCACTGTCCGGCAATGAAGCGGCCTTATGCTACGTCCTGCTGCAGCGCTTCATTCAGTCAACGCCGATTCGCGACTGGGATGAACTCAGCACCGATTTAGAAGCATTACATCAGCGCACAGGCATTTCCGGACAGATCGTCTGGTTTCACGATTTCTGCGCCACGCCCTTTGACAAAGAAAACATACGCAAATGGGCTTCCAGCATCCGTAAAAAACTGGTTGCGCACCATGGCCGCCAACCGTGGATCCATCACTTTCTACCGGATATGCGCAAACAAATACAGACCCTTTACGAAGCAGAACAGATCACATGCCCCCCGATCACCGCCGACGTCTCCTGA
- the cas2 gene encoding CRISPR-associated endonuclease Cas2, translating into MRYLVAYDICEPRRLHRVAKLCEQYGMRIEYSVFECDLDAVMFHSLWQGLAQLIDSGEDSVVAYKLCANCERGASSMGIVQHQQHVLLYMI; encoded by the coding sequence ATGAGATATCTGGTGGCATATGACATTTGTGAACCTCGTCGGCTGCATCGCGTCGCCAAGCTTTGTGAGCAGTATGGGATGCGCATCGAATACAGTGTTTTTGAATGTGATTTGGATGCGGTCATGTTTCATTCGTTATGGCAGGGACTGGCCCAGCTCATCGACAGCGGAGAGGATTCTGTCGTGGCCTACAAACTGTGTGCCAATTGTGAAAGAGGTGCCAGTTCCATGGGCATAGTCCAGCATCAGCAACATGTACTGCTGTATATGATTTAG